A region of Chitinophaga horti DNA encodes the following proteins:
- a CDS encoding TonB-dependent receptor yields the protein MKNVMLLAMLFVAAFAQAQVNVTGVVTNKTTGRPVTGATVTIQNFGTHTDNNGRYYLRLRDAGTYPLMVSFIGYTTYLYPTSFTTGDNTINVSLEETGLFVKPVEISSLRAGATAPFTKSSLSAEDIKKQNLGQDLPMLLNQLPGVVTNSDAGAGIGYTNFRVRGSDVTRVNITVNGIPINDAESQGVFFVNMPDFASSVNSIQLQRGVGTSTNGAGAFGASLNLSTNTFNDKAYAEVDNSYGSFNSWKHTVKAGTGLLNDHFTVDARLSKITSDGYIDRATSDLQSFYTSAAYIAKKTAVRLNVFGGKEKTYQAWNGIDSATLADNRRYNSSGTEKPGEPYDNETDNYQQTHYQLSLNQGITDNLNFNVALHLTRGKGYYESYYGDDSYTEFGLPNPVVNGTEITETDMVRQLWLDNYFYGGVFSINHSMKKFNWSLGGGWNKYDGDHYGKIIWAQNGGIDKDHKWYDLDATKTDVNVYWKGEYSPIEKLSVFADMQYRHVGYDINGFRKRPNVEQHNKYNFFNPKVGVTYHVNNFQYAYASFAIGNKEPNRDDFEAGTTQTPEHETLRNLEAGYVYTSQRVGLQANVYYMNYKNQLVLTGKINDVGAYTRSNIPESYRLGLELQGSVKLGSYVDVAANIALSRNKIKDFTEYIDDYDNGGQKEVNHGETDISFSPDVTGGYTFTVKPVKGLNIDLLGKYVSRQYLDNTSIKRRSLDGYYVQDVRINYLVPQKLVKELGLQLMLNNVFNKMYVPNGYTFSYIEGGQLITGNGYLPMAGFNVMGGVHIGF from the coding sequence ATGAAAAATGTCATGCTCCTGGCCATGCTGTTCGTCGCAGCATTCGCACAGGCACAGGTAAACGTCACGGGCGTTGTTACCAACAAAACTACCGGCCGCCCTGTTACGGGCGCCACCGTCACCATCCAGAATTTTGGCACGCATACCGATAATAACGGCCGCTATTACCTGAGGCTTCGCGACGCGGGCACTTATCCGCTAATGGTGAGCTTCATCGGATACACCACTTACCTCTACCCAACTTCATTTACTACAGGCGACAATACGATCAATGTATCGCTGGAAGAGACAGGCTTGTTCGTAAAGCCGGTAGAGATCAGCAGCCTGCGCGCCGGTGCTACTGCGCCTTTTACTAAATCATCGCTCAGCGCGGAGGATATCAAAAAGCAAAACCTCGGACAAGATCTCCCCATGCTGCTGAACCAGCTGCCAGGTGTGGTAACGAATTCCGACGCAGGTGCAGGCATCGGGTATACTAATTTCCGGGTGCGTGGTTCGGATGTTACACGTGTTAATATCACGGTAAACGGTATCCCTATCAACGATGCAGAATCGCAAGGGGTATTTTTCGTAAACATGCCGGACTTCGCGTCTTCGGTAAACAGTATTCAACTGCAACGCGGTGTGGGTACTTCTACCAACGGTGCCGGCGCATTCGGCGCCTCGCTGAACTTAAGCACAAATACGTTTAACGACAAAGCATACGCTGAAGTAGATAACAGCTACGGTTCCTTCAATAGCTGGAAACATACGGTAAAGGCAGGCACAGGTTTACTGAACGACCACTTCACCGTGGATGCCCGTCTCTCCAAAATCACTTCCGATGGTTATATCGACCGTGCCACTTCGGACCTGCAATCGTTCTACACTTCCGCGGCTTACATTGCCAAAAAAACAGCGGTACGCCTGAACGTTTTCGGGGGCAAGGAAAAAACGTACCAGGCATGGAACGGTATCGACTCTGCCACGCTGGCCGACAACCGTCGCTACAACTCCAGCGGTACCGAAAAACCAGGTGAACCATATGATAACGAAACGGATAACTACCAGCAAACGCACTACCAGCTCTCGCTCAACCAGGGTATTACCGATAACCTGAACTTTAACGTAGCGCTGCATCTCACCAGGGGTAAGGGCTACTATGAGTCTTATTATGGCGACGATTCCTACACGGAGTTCGGACTGCCTAACCCGGTAGTAAATGGCACAGAGATCACTGAAACAGACATGGTACGCCAGCTGTGGCTCGACAACTATTTTTACGGTGGTGTTTTTTCCATCAACCACAGTATGAAAAAATTTAATTGGAGCCTCGGTGGTGGCTGGAATAAATACGACGGCGACCACTATGGTAAAATTATCTGGGCGCAGAACGGCGGTATCGACAAAGATCATAAATGGTACGACCTGGATGCAACTAAAACAGATGTAAACGTATACTGGAAAGGCGAATACTCCCCTATCGAAAAACTGAGTGTGTTTGCAGATATGCAATATCGCCATGTAGGGTATGACATCAACGGTTTCCGTAAGCGCCCGAACGTAGAACAACACAACAAATACAACTTCTTCAACCCGAAAGTAGGCGTGACTTATCACGTAAATAACTTCCAGTATGCTTACGCATCGTTCGCTATCGGTAATAAAGAACCTAACCGCGATGATTTCGAAGCCGGCACCACGCAAACGCCTGAACACGAAACCCTGCGCAACCTGGAAGCTGGTTATGTATACACCAGTCAACGGGTAGGATTACAGGCGAACGTGTACTACATGAACTACAAAAATCAACTGGTACTTACCGGCAAGATCAACGACGTAGGTGCTTATACCCGCAGCAACATACCCGAAAGCTACCGCCTGGGCCTGGAACTGCAGGGCAGCGTGAAACTCGGCAGCTATGTAGACGTAGCCGCTAACATCGCATTAAGCCGCAACAAGATCAAAGACTTCACCGAGTATATTGATGACTACGACAACGGCGGACAGAAAGAAGTGAACCATGGCGAAACGGACATTTCTTTCTCTCCTGATGTAACAGGTGGTTACACTTTCACCGTAAAGCCCGTTAAAGGCCTCAATATTGACCTGTTAGGCAAATATGTAAGCCGCCAGTACCTCGACAACACTTCGATCAAAAGAAGAAGCCTGGATGGCTATTACGTGCAGGATGTGCGCATCAACTACCTGGTGCCGCAGAAACTCGTAAAAGAGCTGGGGCTTCAACTCATGCTGAACAACGTGTTTAACAAGATGTATGTGCCGAACGGTTATACGTTCAGCTATATCGAGGGCGGACAACTCATCACCGGCAACGGTTACTTGCCTATGGCTGGTTTCAACGTAATGGGCGGTGTTCACATCGGTTTCTAA
- a CDS encoding argininosuccinate lyase, with protein MKLWQKDKAALAAVEKFTVGKDQEMDTYLAPFDVLGSLAHIAMLQSINLLEKDELTILQQELKNIYKEIQSGDFKLEEGVEDIHSQVELLLTRRLGEVGKKIHSGRSRNDQVLVDLKLFLRHELEVLVGEVKALFDLLQQQSEAYKNHLLPGYTHLQIAMPSSFGLWFGAYAESLVDDLVVLQGAYKTVNKNPLGSAAGYGSSFPLNRTMTTQLLGFEDLNYNVVYAQMGRGKTEKIVAFALAGIAATLSKMAMDACMFMNQNFGFISFPDELTTGSSIMPHKKILMFGN; from the coding sequence ATGAAATTATGGCAAAAAGATAAGGCAGCCCTGGCCGCTGTAGAAAAGTTCACGGTAGGTAAAGACCAGGAAATGGATACCTACCTTGCACCCTTCGACGTGCTGGGATCGCTGGCGCATATTGCCATGCTGCAGTCCATCAACCTGTTGGAAAAAGACGAGTTGACCATCCTGCAACAGGAGCTGAAAAACATCTACAAAGAAATACAAAGCGGCGATTTTAAACTGGAAGAAGGAGTGGAGGACATTCATTCCCAGGTGGAATTGTTGCTCACCCGCCGCCTTGGAGAAGTAGGCAAAAAGATCCACAGTGGCCGTTCCCGCAACGACCAGGTTTTAGTGGACCTAAAGCTGTTCCTGCGTCACGAACTGGAAGTGCTGGTGGGTGAAGTAAAAGCGTTGTTCGACCTGTTGCAGCAACAGAGCGAGGCATATAAAAATCACCTGCTGCCCGGTTATACCCATCTGCAAATCGCTATGCCATCTTCGTTTGGCTTGTGGTTTGGCGCTTATGCGGAGAGCCTGGTAGACGACCTGGTGGTATTGCAAGGTGCTTACAAAACCGTGAACAAAAACCCGCTGGGTTCCGCTGCCGGTTACGGTTCTTCTTTCCCGTTGAATCGTACCATGACTACGCAGTTGCTCGGTTTTGAAGACCTCAACTACAACGTGGTGTACGCACAAATGGGTCGTGGTAAAACAGAAAAGATCGTTGCTTTCGCACTGGCCGGTATTGCCGCCACACTGTCGAAAATGGCGATGGACGCCTGTATGTTCATGAACCAGAACTTCGGCTTCATCAGCTTCCCGGACGAGTTAACGACCGGTTCGAGCATTATGCCACACAAAAAAATCCTGATGTTTGGGAACTGA
- a CDS encoding M20 family metallo-hydrolase: protein MWDQRRYDDAVQLLQQLISIPSLSREEEGTAAAIAQFLSDRGVSWQQHLNNVWARNKHFDPAKPTILLNSHHDTVKPNPQYTRDPFSPDVVDGKLYGLGSNDAGGCLVSLIAAFCHFYEAENLRYNIVLAATAEEEISGVNGIESILKDLPPIDFAIVGEPTLTDMAVAEKGLMVLDCTSHGKAGHAAREEGENALYKAMNDIAWFRDYRFPEVSPTLGPVKMSVTVIQTSNKAHNVVPADCSFVVDVRATDKYTLEEILDTVKQNVQCDVKPRSMRMRPSSIPLDHPFVQAGLSIGKKPYGSPTTSDQALIPATSIKIGPGDSARSHTADEFIYLEEIQQGIDTYIRLLTMVNA, encoded by the coding sequence ATGTGGGACCAACGACGCTATGACGACGCAGTACAACTTTTACAACAGCTGATCTCCATTCCTTCCCTTAGCCGGGAAGAGGAGGGGACTGCCGCTGCTATCGCGCAATTCCTGTCCGACAGGGGCGTAAGCTGGCAGCAACACCTGAATAACGTTTGGGCGCGTAATAAACACTTCGATCCCGCCAAACCCACCATCCTTCTTAACTCTCACCACGATACCGTAAAGCCCAATCCGCAATACACCCGCGATCCGTTTTCGCCGGATGTGGTGGACGGTAAGCTGTATGGCCTCGGCAGTAACGATGCCGGCGGTTGCCTCGTTAGCCTGATTGCGGCTTTCTGCCACTTTTATGAAGCAGAAAACCTGCGCTATAATATCGTGCTGGCGGCGACTGCCGAAGAGGAAATCAGCGGCGTAAATGGTATTGAGAGTATATTGAAAGATTTGCCGCCCATCGATTTTGCGATCGTAGGCGAGCCTACGTTGACCGACATGGCCGTAGCCGAAAAAGGTTTGATGGTGCTCGATTGTACCAGTCATGGCAAAGCAGGTCACGCAGCGCGTGAAGAGGGCGAAAACGCTTTATATAAAGCAATGAACGACATTGCCTGGTTCCGCGATTACCGTTTCCCGGAAGTGTCGCCAACACTGGGGCCGGTGAAGATGAGTGTGACCGTGATACAAACTTCCAACAAAGCACATAACGTAGTGCCGGCCGACTGCTCGTTTGTAGTAGACGTGCGGGCTACAGACAAATATACCCTGGAAGAGATACTGGACACCGTAAAACAAAACGTGCAGTGCGATGTGAAGCCACGCTCCATGCGTATGCGCCCATCTTCCATACCGCTGGACCATCCGTTTGTACAGGCGGGTTTAAGCATCGGTAAGAAACCTTACGGATCGCCCACTACTTCCGACCAGGCGCTGATACCGGCTACGTCGATCAAGATCGGCCCTGGTGACAGCGCACGTTCACACACGGCGGACGAGTTTATCTACCTGGAAGAAATTCAGCAGGGGATTGATACTTACATCAGATTATTGACCATGGTGAATGCGTAA
- the argB gene encoding acetylglutamate kinase yields MAEALYVIKVGGNVIDNPALLDRFLADFAQVKGHKVLIHGGGKIATRIGDKLGIESKYVDGRRITDAATIDVVTMVYGGLVNKQVVAKLQSLQCNAIGLTGADANIIPAVKRPVKTIDYGFVGDVEPSKLNVAPLKAMLEAGLTPVFAPLTHDGNSQILNTNADTIASSLATALSAHYTVRLIYCFEKRGVLRDANDDNAVINLIDREIYQQLLADGVLSDGILPKLENAFSAIESGVNEVLIGHANDVLPNTTGAVAGTLIR; encoded by the coding sequence ATGGCGGAAGCATTGTATGTAATTAAAGTAGGCGGCAACGTTATCGATAACCCGGCATTGCTGGACAGGTTCCTGGCTGATTTCGCGCAGGTCAAAGGGCATAAGGTGCTGATCCACGGCGGCGGCAAAATAGCCACCCGCATTGGGGATAAGCTGGGTATTGAAAGTAAGTACGTTGACGGCCGCAGGATTACTGATGCAGCTACCATCGACGTGGTGACCATGGTGTACGGCGGACTGGTGAACAAACAGGTGGTCGCTAAATTGCAATCGCTGCAATGTAATGCCATAGGTTTAACCGGCGCCGATGCGAATATTATTCCCGCTGTAAAACGCCCCGTAAAAACCATCGACTACGGATTTGTAGGCGATGTTGAACCATCAAAATTAAATGTTGCTCCGCTGAAAGCGATGCTGGAAGCTGGTCTTACGCCGGTATTCGCGCCGCTTACACACGATGGCAACAGCCAGATATTGAATACCAATGCCGACACGATCGCGTCTTCCCTTGCGACGGCTTTGTCTGCACACTACACCGTGCGGCTGATCTATTGCTTCGAGAAACGCGGCGTGCTGCGCGATGCGAATGACGACAATGCGGTGATCAACCTGATCGACCGCGAAATATATCAACAGTTACTGGCGGACGGCGTACTGTCCGACGGTATTCTGCCAAAGCTGGAAAATGCTTTTTCGGCCATCGAAAGCGGGGTGAATGAAGTGCTGATAGGACATGCCAACGATGTGCTGCCGAATACCACGGGAGCCGTAGCCGGTACATTAATACGCTGA
- a CDS encoding N-acetylornithine carbamoyltransferase — MKQFISTEDVPGVPRLVDIALDYKKNPHKDKGLGENKTLGMIFLNPSLRTRLSTQVAARNLGMEVVVFNIDKEGWQLEMNDGVVMNGNTSEHVREAAAVMGQYFDIMAIRTFPGLKDKQEDYSEKYINQFIKYAGVPVVSLESATLHPLQSLTDVITIKERWTAPRKPKVVMTWAPHVKALPQAVPNSFAQWMNAWGEVDFTITHPEGYELDPKFSGSAKIEYNQEKALEGADFVYVKNWSSYQDYGKIINSDPAWMVTNERLKNTNDAKIMHCLPVRRNVVIADEVLDGPNSIVIPEAGNRVWAAQAVLSEILKNGK, encoded by the coding sequence ATGAAACAATTCATTTCAACTGAAGACGTTCCGGGTGTGCCGCGGTTAGTGGACATCGCCCTGGATTACAAGAAGAATCCTCACAAGGATAAAGGTTTAGGAGAAAACAAAACACTGGGAATGATCTTTTTGAATCCCAGTTTACGTACCCGCCTCAGTACACAGGTAGCCGCGCGAAACCTGGGTATGGAAGTCGTGGTTTTTAACATCGATAAAGAAGGCTGGCAGCTGGAAATGAACGATGGCGTTGTCATGAACGGCAACACCTCCGAGCACGTGAGAGAAGCAGCAGCGGTAATGGGCCAGTACTTCGATATTATGGCCATCCGTACTTTTCCTGGTTTGAAAGATAAGCAGGAAGATTACTCAGAGAAATACATCAACCAGTTCATTAAGTACGCCGGCGTACCGGTGGTGAGCCTGGAAAGTGCTACCCTGCACCCGTTGCAGAGCCTTACCGACGTGATCACCATCAAAGAACGCTGGACCGCGCCCCGCAAACCGAAAGTGGTAATGACCTGGGCACCGCACGTAAAAGCGTTGCCGCAGGCTGTTCCCAACTCTTTTGCACAGTGGATGAACGCCTGGGGAGAAGTAGATTTCACCATCACCCATCCCGAAGGATATGAACTGGACCCGAAATTCAGCGGCAGCGCGAAAATTGAGTACAACCAGGAGAAGGCCCTGGAAGGTGCAGATTTCGTGTATGTGAAGAACTGGTCGTCTTACCAGGACTATGGAAAGATCATCAATTCTGATCCGGCCTGGATGGTAACCAACGAGCGTTTGAAGAATACCAACGATGCGAAAATCATGCACTGTTTGCCGGTGCGTCGTAATGTGGTGATCGCCGACGAAGTACTCGACGGGCCAAACTCCATCGTGATCCCGGAAGCGGGTAACCGTGTATGGGCGGCCCAGGCAGTATTGAGTGAAATCCTGAAGAACGGAAAATAG
- a CDS encoding aspartate aminotransferase family protein — protein sequence MKLFDVYPINDIVIEKALGSNVWDDKGTQYLDMYGGHAVISIGHTHPHYVKRLTEQLGKVGFYSNSVKIPLQVQLAEKLGQVSGKTDYQLFLCNSGAEANENALKLASFHNGKKKVIAFKKAFHGRTSLAVAVTDNPKIVAPVNETDNVVFLPWEDEAALEQAFQQYEVSSVIIEGIQGVGGINVASDSFLRKIRTLCDTHNAAFIADSVQCGYGRSGKFYSHDWAGINADIYTMAKGMGNGFPIGAISISPKFQASYGLLGTTFGGNHLACAAALAVLEVIEQDGLIANAEKIGNYLMEQLKSLPKIKEVRGRGLMIGIELPEELSHVRKNLLAKHKIFTGEAKPNVIRLLPSLALTQEHADQFLSALKEELA from the coding sequence ATGAAACTGTTCGACGTTTATCCAATTAACGATATAGTAATTGAAAAGGCCCTCGGCTCCAATGTTTGGGACGATAAAGGCACACAATATCTCGATATGTATGGCGGCCATGCCGTTATTTCTATCGGTCACACCCATCCTCACTACGTAAAAAGGCTCACGGAGCAACTTGGCAAAGTGGGCTTCTATTCCAACTCTGTAAAGATTCCTTTGCAGGTGCAACTGGCCGAAAAACTGGGACAAGTATCCGGCAAAACCGACTACCAGCTGTTCCTTTGTAACTCCGGCGCTGAAGCGAACGAGAACGCGCTGAAACTGGCATCTTTCCACAATGGCAAGAAGAAAGTGATCGCATTTAAAAAGGCGTTTCACGGCAGAACATCCCTGGCAGTAGCGGTTACAGACAACCCGAAAATCGTAGCGCCGGTGAATGAAACCGACAACGTAGTATTTCTCCCCTGGGAAGATGAAGCTGCGCTGGAACAGGCGTTTCAGCAGTATGAAGTATCATCCGTGATCATCGAAGGCATACAAGGTGTAGGTGGTATTAACGTAGCGAGTGATAGTTTCCTGAGAAAAATCAGGACACTGTGCGATACGCATAACGCCGCTTTCATCGCTGACTCCGTACAGTGTGGTTATGGCAGGAGCGGTAAATTTTACTCGCACGACTGGGCGGGTATCAACGCCGATATCTATACGATGGCGAAAGGAATGGGCAATGGTTTCCCGATCGGCGCGATCAGTATTTCACCAAAGTTCCAGGCGTCTTACGGATTGCTGGGCACTACATTCGGCGGTAATCACCTGGCTTGCGCGGCGGCACTCGCTGTGCTGGAGGTGATCGAGCAGGATGGTTTGATCGCGAACGCAGAAAAGATCGGCAACTACCTGATGGAGCAATTGAAATCTCTCCCGAAAATTAAAGAAGTAAGGGGCAGGGGCTTAATGATCGGTATCGAATTGCCGGAGGAGCTGTCGCATGTTAGAAAGAACCTTTTAGCGAAGCACAAAATATTTACAGGTGAAGCAAAGCCAAACGTGATCAGGCTGCTGCCTTCACTGGCCCTTACACAGGAACATGCAGACCAGTTTTTGTCCGCATTAAAAGAGGAATTAGCATAA
- the argC gene encoding N-acetyl-gamma-glutamyl-phosphate reductase, protein MKEQTQHNKVKAGIIGGAGYTGGETIRLLLNHPNAELSFVHSRSNAGNPLYAVHADLLGETELTFTGEMQEVDVLFLCLGHGESKKFLEATPIAAYTRIIDLSQDFRLGESVAGREFVYGLPEANREAIQQANNIANPGCFATAIQLGLLPLAKAGLLNEVHTTGITGSTGAGQSLQATSHFTWRANNVSTYKVLTHQHLKEIRRTLQAMQPAFGGEINFVPVRGDYPRGIWITSYLSCDLSLEDAIKLYKDFYADAAFTHVSEKQIDLKQVVNTNKVLIQLEKTGNKLVIHSIEDNLLKGASGQAVQNMNLMFGLEETAGLKLKSIVF, encoded by the coding sequence ATGAAAGAACAAACTCAACATAACAAAGTGAAGGCCGGCATTATTGGCGGCGCAGGATATACCGGGGGCGAAACCATCCGGTTATTGCTGAACCATCCGAATGCGGAACTGAGCTTTGTGCACAGTCGCAGCAATGCCGGCAACCCGCTATACGCGGTGCATGCCGACCTGCTGGGCGAAACTGAACTTACTTTCACGGGCGAGATGCAGGAAGTGGACGTACTGTTCCTCTGCCTCGGTCATGGAGAATCTAAAAAGTTCCTGGAGGCTACGCCGATTGCGGCCTACACAAGAATCATCGACCTTAGCCAGGACTTTCGTTTAGGCGAAAGCGTGGCGGGAAGGGAATTTGTGTACGGTTTGCCGGAAGCCAACAGGGAAGCTATTCAACAGGCGAATAACATCGCCAACCCCGGTTGTTTTGCGACCGCTATCCAGCTAGGTCTTCTGCCACTGGCAAAGGCCGGTTTGCTGAACGAAGTGCATACCACCGGTATTACCGGCTCCACAGGTGCAGGTCAAAGCCTGCAGGCTACCAGCCACTTTACCTGGAGAGCAAACAACGTGTCTACGTACAAAGTGCTTACCCACCAGCACCTGAAAGAAATACGACGAACCCTGCAGGCTATGCAGCCTGCTTTCGGCGGGGAGATCAACTTTGTGCCTGTTCGCGGTGATTATCCGCGCGGCATCTGGATCACCTCTTATCTATCCTGCGACCTTTCCCTGGAAGATGCCATCAAACTGTACAAAGATTTTTATGCAGATGCTGCGTTTACCCACGTAAGCGAAAAGCAAATCGATCTGAAACAGGTAGTGAACACCAACAAAGTGCTCATTCAACTGGAAAAAACCGGTAACAAACTGGTCATCCATTCGATTGAGGACAATCTCCTGAAAGGCGCGTCCGGACAGGCGGTGCAAAACATGAACCTGATGTTTGGACTGGAGGAAACGGCAGGATTGAAACTGAAGTCAATCGTATTTTAA
- a CDS encoding argininosuccinate synthase → MKKVVLGFSGGLDTSYCVKYLSEEKGYEVHSVIVNTGGFSAEELQEIEKRAYSLGVKSHKAVDAVKSYYDKVIRYLVYGNILKNNTYPLSVSAERMSQALAIGEYAKEMKADAVAHGSTGAGNDQVRFDMIFNIMIPGVEIITPIRDMKLSREEEISYLKAKGVQMNFDKAMYSINKGIWGTSVGGKETLTSDGFLPEAAWPTQLTKNDPENVKLVFTKGELTGINDKTFSHPTDAITYLQDIVGPFAIGRDIHVGDTIIGIKGRVGFEAAAPMVIIKAHHALEKHVLTKWQLSWKDQLAQFYGNWMHEGQIMDPVMRDIEAFLTHSQENVTGEVYVSLLPYRFQVTGIKSDYDLMSSKFGKYGEMNQGWTGEDVRGFTKIFGNQTMIWHQVKESLEGGK, encoded by the coding sequence ATGAAAAAAGTAGTTCTGGGTTTTAGCGGTGGATTGGACACTTCATACTGCGTTAAATATCTTTCGGAAGAAAAAGGATATGAAGTACATTCTGTTATTGTTAACACCGGCGGTTTTTCTGCAGAAGAGTTGCAGGAAATCGAGAAACGCGCTTACAGCCTGGGCGTTAAAAGCCATAAAGCTGTAGATGCCGTTAAATCCTACTACGACAAGGTGATCCGTTACCTGGTATACGGCAACATTCTCAAAAATAACACTTACCCGTTAAGCGTAAGTGCAGAGCGTATGAGCCAGGCGCTGGCCATTGGCGAGTATGCGAAAGAAATGAAGGCAGATGCGGTGGCGCATGGTTCTACCGGTGCCGGTAACGACCAGGTGCGTTTCGATATGATCTTCAACATCATGATCCCCGGCGTGGAAATCATTACTCCGATCCGTGACATGAAACTGAGCCGCGAAGAAGAGATCAGCTACCTGAAAGCGAAAGGTGTGCAGATGAACTTTGACAAGGCGATGTATTCCATCAACAAAGGCATCTGGGGCACTTCCGTAGGTGGTAAAGAAACGCTTACTTCCGATGGCTTCCTGCCTGAAGCTGCATGGCCTACACAGCTCACCAAAAATGATCCGGAAAACGTAAAACTGGTCTTTACTAAAGGCGAGCTGACCGGCATCAATGATAAAACATTTAGTCACCCTACCGATGCGATCACTTACCTGCAGGATATTGTTGGTCCGTTCGCCATCGGCCGTGACATTCACGTAGGTGATACCATTATCGGTATTAAAGGCCGCGTAGGTTTTGAAGCTGCCGCACCGATGGTGATCATCAAAGCGCACCACGCCCTGGAAAAACACGTACTTACCAAATGGCAGCTGAGCTGGAAAGACCAGCTGGCGCAGTTCTATGGTAACTGGATGCACGAAGGTCAGATCATGGACCCGGTAATGCGCGACATCGAAGCGTTTCTCACGCACAGCCAGGAGAACGTAACCGGTGAAGTATATGTAAGCCTGCTGCCTTACCGCTTCCAGGTAACCGGCATCAAATCCGATTACGATCTGATGAGCAGCAAGTTCGGCAAGTATGGCGAAATGAACCAGGGCTGGACCGGGGAAGACGTAAGGGGCTTCACCAAAATATTCGGTAACCAAACAATGATCTGGCACCAGGTGAAGGAATCACTGGAAGGTGGCAAATAA
- a CDS encoding GNAT family N-acetyltransferase — MATSDDHEYAKTITDEMESSAKARGTGIAKRSPDYIKLKMDEGKAVIALSQSGEWAGFCYIEAWGHEKFVANSGLIVNPAFRGHGVAKSIKKRIFELSRVKYPDAKIFGLTTGLAVMKINSELGYEPVTYSELTDDEEFWKGCRSCINFDILTAKGRKNCLCTAMLYDPADKEKDQQPQEPHVASEEVNPMVKLNGAESAGQRRKRSFKTNFKLFERWLRYKRFVLLKSRKEGGGAVLGKKRFFLFSW; from the coding sequence GTGGCAACATCTGACGATCACGAATATGCCAAAACCATTACGGACGAAATGGAATCTTCCGCAAAGGCCAGGGGTACGGGTATTGCTAAACGTTCCCCCGACTACATCAAGCTGAAGATGGACGAGGGCAAGGCAGTGATAGCGCTTTCTCAATCGGGAGAGTGGGCAGGTTTTTGTTATATCGAAGCCTGGGGACACGAAAAGTTTGTCGCCAACTCCGGTCTGATCGTTAACCCTGCATTCAGAGGCCACGGCGTGGCAAAATCCATCAAGAAAAGAATATTCGAATTGTCGCGGGTAAAATACCCCGATGCGAAGATATTTGGTCTCACCACCGGCCTGGCTGTGATGAAGATCAACTCCGAACTCGGTTATGAGCCGGTTACTTATTCAGAGCTTACCGATGACGAGGAGTTCTGGAAAGGCTGCCGCAGCTGTATCAACTTTGATATTCTTACTGCCAAAGGTCGTAAGAACTGCCTGTGTACCGCCATGCTGTACGATCCGGCCGACAAAGAAAAAGACCAGCAGCCGCAGGAACCGCACGTAGCCAGCGAGGAAGTAAACCCGATGGTGAAACTGAACGGCGCCGAATCTGCCGGGCAGCGCAGGAAACGCAGTTTCAAGACCAACTTCAAACTGTTTGAGCGTTGGCTGCGTTACAAAAGATTTGTGCTGTTGAAATCCCGTAAAGAAGGCGGTGGTGCCGTGTTAGGGAAAAAACGCTTTTTCCTGTTCAGCTGGTAG